The region ACTGCATTTTATACTCTAAAAGCAAATTCCATATATGCAGGGCAGTATCTTCTGCAGAGGGAACAGGAAATGCAACCCAAGTTGCCATGTACATTTGCTTGCTGGAGCAGAAACAACTTTTAGCCTGTGTATAGGTCATGTTTTCATAAACATACATATGTCAGCTATGTCAAAAAACGACAGGTAGCCTACAGAACCTGATTTCCTGAGAAAATACAGCACCAGGACTCCTAAGGCCAATGCTGTTTGTTGATCCATGAACACTGTGCCTTCAAGCTGAATGGAACTTCTTGAGTTCTATGCAAATGTCAAATGTTCACATATGAAGTACATAATACTCACTTTGTCAGTACTTTTGCTTGATCTTGAGCAGTTTTTTCTACTTCCTGCCCATGTAGAATTAATTCTGCTACTTTATGAAGCTGTTCAATACAACGAGCAGTTACCTCAGCCAGACTTTCAATGGACAGCATGTAGAtttccttaaattaaaaatgggaGTAATATAATCAATAATAACAACActgataaatatatttatggaTATACATAAAAGAATTTCAAACATAGGAGCCCTTCCTACCCCAACTGGAAATACCCACACATACATGGTGAATATCAGCCATAATGTCATCCTCACAAACAAtactggaaaattaaatatccACAGATTATAAAATACAGCTATTCTACTCACTCTGAAAAATTAGTAAGATCAAGTCTATTGTTTACTTGGCTGGGAACTAGGTCAGGCTCTTGGATTTTCTAACATACCACTTTTAAACCTTGTCCTAACAAACAGAAAGATACCTAAACTCTAGAATAAGTCAtaacataattattttcatatggAGCTAAAAGCACTGAAGCACCTCTTTGCTGAATCTCTAGAGCAGAAACAGGTAATGCGCCCAATAAAAAAAGTCGCTTTTATCAACAATGATAGAAATCTCTATGTAGCACTTTGGGCATTACAACTTTCACAAGCTGATGCCAGCTGGAAATCTGCAATCAcataaaaaatctgaaatccaTACAGTGTATATATTCTGTCTGCTTCTTTAGACTTTTTTGCAAGGAAACAGGACAGATAATTTCtaattagaaataataatcTCAACAAAGATAGTAACCACATTTAATATTGCCATTAACTTGACAGAAAATACTCAATCACAATTAACCTTATCAGAACTGTCTAAATGAACACTTTCAGCCTTAAGAGCTATCTTTCATAAAGAGAATGAACAGTTGTTAGTTGcctaaataatatttctgttttgtctgtttATGATTTAAACTGTTTAAATAGTTTGAACATTTTTCCCATGTATTCTCACTGAGAGGACATACTGAGAAACATTGAGATACAACTTTCAGTGTACACGTAACGTTTGACATGACCCTCAGAATCCCTCAGCTCACTGTATGTTGAGTAcacacatgcatacacacaAAGACACAGATATGGAACAATAAAAACAATGTGATACCTGTTACTTTGATATTTACTTCTGGAAACAGAATAACAGTAGGAATATTTATGTAATTTACTCTTCAGCTGGGCCTACAGTGAATAGTTGTGTATTATTATTTCTTACTACTtccatgaatttaaaaaataaggatgACACATAAAGCCAACACACAAAGAAATACTCTTATCAAACACAACATGTTAATCCATTTTATGAAACTTATCCTCCAAAAGTTATCTTACCTCcacagttttgcttttgtctaCTTCTGTTTTATCACTCTcaattttattgtctttttgaGTAGCTTCTTCACCAGGTTCTTCAGGTTTTTCATTTAGTTTCTCTTCTATGTCTACTGGGGTGGACAAACTGGCTTCTTCCAGCCATTCATGAGCTTTTTTCCTAGCCTGCCAAACAAAGAACTCAGCCTCAAAGTTCAGTTTGAAAAGAGACTATTAGATGATACTCCTGAACATCAATTAACAAtacatttaattatttcctttttatactCAGAAATTTGAATGTATCAAGCCTCTGAGTGGCATTTAGTTAAGTGTACATTTAAGAAACTGTAGGGAGAAGCATAAAGATAGATCACCCAGGGATAACTCCTCTACAGGTATAATATTCCTAATCAATGCATACATGTGTTGTTAATTCCAAAGTTAGTATTTCAGCTTTATTAGGtattattaaaatgaatttaCACAGAAACTTTTCTTACACAGTTTCCCAAATAAGAAAATGACAAGTgtgtataaaaaagaaaaataatttggaaaggtgAGATGTACTAAAatctttaaggaaaaataaatatataacatCACTGTATCTTGAGCTGATTTCCCTGACATGCAAATAAATCAAAGCTGAAGAGTCTTGAAGCTTTATAGGACTTCAGACTACTGTTATGCTTAGAAGGAAATGTATGATGCCTCTTTCTTTGCCCAAGAAACTGAAGGCAGCTCACCAAGAGGTGCTAACCTTATTTAGTTTGTCAGGAGTAGCAGCAACATGCAATTCAAACAGCAGTTCTGTGAGCATGCTGACAAACTCTTCTCCCATATCTGctgcaagaaaaaacaagacAGTTTTTGTTGGCGTGTTACTGCTATAGCATTTTATATGATCAAACACATCCAGTGAAATAGTTTCACCAAGTATTCCAGCACTTGAAAAACAGTGACAGAGACACAAGAAAGGAGTGTGTGGGGGTGTGCATGTATATGCACCAAATTGTTGATAACTAGGATATTCATTTGAATATTCAATGTGGTTACTGTCTTATTTAACCTCACGTACGAAATTTTTGGTGTTAATGGCTTTCAAAATGTACGTAAAGCcactttttctcctcttattatttcataaacaactgaaatgaagctgcagtgaaaaatacattaaaggGTTGCATAATCAAAGTGAGAGGAAACATTAGAGAGAAGGGTATGTGTGTGGCCTTCCACTACTTGTACCAGAAAACCCTCATAGTTTTTTCTGCAGTCACAGGAAGAAGGAATGCATTTCACTGATGAGTGGTTTGCTTTTCTAGGGGCAAATCTGCAGCACACTTTGAtttggtctcttttttttttaaggtgctCACTGCCTTGGTTGCAGGCCATTCAAAACACCTGTAAATGTTTTAAGGAGCAGGATAAGCAGTTGTTCTTTACTGAAAAAACCAGAACTGCCGACCTTCAGAGAAAACATCACTTCATGCAAGAAACAGAGCTTTTCCTGGGAGTTGGTTTCAAAGCAAGGAACTACTTTCCACAGAAATTAAGGAACGACAGACATCTCATGAATTCTCACTCCTAAGCAGGTAATACACTTTCTTGACTTGTGTTCTCACAACTCCATAGTAGAATGGGGTTTAAGGAACAACTAAGAGGggaaaaaccagcacaaaactTTACCATACTGAGACTTTATACTGAGCACTTGCTGTCCCCCTCAGTGAGGAACAACGAGCTCCCTGTGAGAAGGATCGACAGGGCAAGGTAAGCACTGCCAGAAGGAGCAGTCTGagaagaaattactttcctGTTAGAATATGTGGAtgttaaaaaaagtttttctaaCTTTTCCGAAGGCTAAAGAAATCATATATCACCATCTTGCAAAATGTGGGTTTTATGAGCAAAGTACCCCTGAGAAGATCAAGAGGATGTGGAAGAAATATCCTTTTatgtttctttgtttccaaAACACAATAATATGATGTTCAATGGCATAAGCCAGTCTTCAGGTCATGGGGATTTTTGCTGTTAGCTCTAAGAGGTTTGATATGGATCTCAAAGGCCTGAAGACATGAACTTTAAGCTGCCTTTAAGTTGACTTCTTATCCTTCTGTTCCGACCTGTTTAAGACACTTATTTTGCCCCTAACAAAAGCATCCACTCCTTTCATTGTAACTTTTGTGAGCTCAGCTCATTCTCTTCAatgctgtgctgtgtcacagTTACAGAAACGCTTATGTTGCTCTGCCTTCCTTCGCACACTCCACATGCCAGGTCTTGCCAAGCAATATCTAAAATACAGCTTTGCTTCTATGTTTCAAAGTCACTTTCAttcaaaaaaaatcaggatcCTTAAATTTCTTTATGATAGTCTAATCTTTTCCCCCATCCAGCAAGGGAGGGTACAGAGTGAGGATGAAGTTGCTGAACAGAAGAGCATTTCCAAGTACTTCAAAACTTCCAGGTTATACaatttctgtaagaaaagcTCAGTtatcaaaaaaattattattctgcattttttgctTTCACTGATGTTATAGcaagaaaatgtaatatttatttacGTTTGATCTTTTGGTCTTCCATATCTCACACTTCagttaatttaaattcaaaattaagCACTGATCAGCTTCCAGAACTTTTAGAGTATTAAGTTTAGTAACTACCTTATGAAGACTATTAGGATATGAGAAATTACAATTCAGactggttttttaaaaatactagcTAAAGAAGTAGCAATTATTCATATGGCTAAGACTCTCTATTTCTAATTACCTTTTTGTGCCTGTACCACTTCATCATCTAACTCCTTTGGAACAAAGATCTCTTTTATAGCAATTAAATCATTTTTCACAGTCTCCAACTGTTCTCCATCAAGTGTTGCTAAATGTGACTGAATCTGTAAAAGAAAGGACAATAAGTATTACTAAATGCCAATTTAGAGCCTGAATTCAAAATAGACTAAGAAATGGGAACTTCCATTATGTTCAAGTCTTGTCTCTAATCTTCCAGCTTAGACATATTTTTAGATCTTGTCAACAGAATTTGTTGAGTATCACAAAAATTACACCAGCCTTGCCAGATCATCAggtcccttccttcctccagaACATGAGTTTTGAACTATAAATCTGTGGTTTAAGTGCAAACTGTAATAGACATTTGGGGATTGACTGGATAAAGACAGCAGGCAAAAAGAGCATAGGTGTACTGGTTAGTCTGAGCACTcatgggaagagctgggaaaagtTACCTTCAAAATGCAGCCAAAATTATTGTATAGAATGTTCTGAAGAATGTGTTGGCAGGTCTTTGCATGTCTCAGCTATCTGCAAGTCCCTACATCTCTAATAAAGATGGTACATGCAAGAGGGATGGAAACAGATTCTTTGAATCACTGTTTGTACTACAGTTATTTGGTGTTAATTCTGTGAGCAGAACACTCCTTCTGCCAATGGAAGCCAAGAGAAATGCCCTTACTCCCCTTGATATAAAGTTTTACCTTCATGTTTGTTTCAAAGGGGCATTTTTAAAGCTTGCTCCACAGATGTACAGACTACCTCAGTGCAAGGCTGGAGACAGCTGTTACCTTCCTACTGGTGTGTCCTTGCGTCCAGCTCCTGTGCTCAGGGTTAAACAGCAAGAGAAAGCTGTGACACTCGAGTCAGGTTGTGAAGGACCACAtagggcttttttcctctctctctatAGCACTGTCCGTTTCAAGGGCTAACTGGGAACCTCTTTTAAtggaaacttttaaaataaaagcttaaacATAGATGTCTTCAATACCTCTTGAACTTGTCCTGTGGCTTTTGGGCTGCTAGAAGTGGTCTCAAGCTTACAGGAGTCTTTCTGtattctgtgtctgtgtgcatcTGTGTAAGTGGGACATTTCTCTGGATATTGCACTTGCTGACCCACACAGTTACCATCAATCCTCTTGGATTGAGTAGGACTATGTACATCTCTAGGACATAAATGAAGTGCATCAGAAACCTCATGGTAACCTGCACATGTCTTGCTTACCTTCTGGtatttcacagtaaaataaaaatattgttgaCACATGCAATTAGCCTGAACTTGTTTTCTCTCTATCTCTTTCCTGTTTAGTGGGTGGGGGATTTTGgccagttttggttttgtttttgttcccAAAAGCAGACTCTTGAACCTTACATGTGCAGTTTGAATGTATAGTTTTTCATTTagataataacaaaaaattacaacatTGACAGTATGCACCTAACTGTTATTAATATAAGCTTCTTTTATTTGTgagagcaaataaaatattttaaaatataagttGGTTATATTTTACTAAGAAGTACCCCACAGGGCAAAGAATACTAAttacaacaacaaacaaaaaagaaaacttgtttttaagAAATCTATTTAGGAAATGGTTTCAGTACAAAAATATCACTGCTAGGAATCTGGAAAATCTATTGGTCCACTGTCAGAGATCTACTGATGTATTAGCAGAGCAAATAAATTGAGAGTTGaaactgaaatatatatttatcagCTAGGCCTTATTAACATTATCATCTTCAGAGAGACATTTGCATACTTCCAGGAATAGTATCTTGGTGTAGTTCTATGTAAccttaaaaactaaaaaaataagaagtgaATAAGTATCTGGAACTAATTTTAGTTAACCAGCCTCCACATGTATTATGTCTGGAATTCCTGAATGTAAGTATCTGTACCTGATTTCAACCAAAAGATTTCAACCTCATTGCAAATTCTGCAGCGAATTTGCAAGACAGCTGCAGTGTCACAAGCTGTGTATGGCACAATACATATGGCCCTGACAAAAACACCTGTCAGTTATGAGGTTTGTTTTGAGCTATATCTTGTAGTTACACTTTAGAGGTATTGAGATTGAGCTCCAAAAACCCAGGACTAGCCCACAGGATCAATTCAGCTTTCTCTGAACTTGATGGAGAACTTACTGTTCATTCTACATGCAtctgcagaataaaattaacttaaagatgtatttttacCAACTATATTGATTTATGCTGTCTGCACACTGTACCTGAGCTTCACTTTCATTTGACAGGATTTCCAGAGCTTCAAGATGAGACAATCCTTGGAATTCATCAAAAAGTAGTCCATAATGTGCTGTTCTTTCAACTGTAACTTGCTGGGCCCgcctcagtttctctttttctttggcttctcgcaacagctgtaaaaatatatacatcATTCTATGTTTTATTGATAGCACTGTAAGTGCGAcagattttattattatctgCTTCTGTGTGTCTAGAAGTAGTAATAAAATTTGGGACTATATCACACCTGCAGAGCTAAAATTTTACAGATGAAATAGCTAACTTCTTTTTTGATAGTTTTctctgataaaatatttatatagtaTTCTGAGTGGGGTTTTCCCAATGGTATTTTCTAACCATCTCTCTTTAAAAtacaatgaacaaaaaaaattatcttgcttatattttcagaagcaatGTCAGCTACAGATATCATATAATCAATTTCATCACCAATTATAATGAAAGGACTATTTCATGTGCAGCCTTAAAGAGCCATGCAATCCATTCTACGGACCACAAAATGGGAAGAGTATTATTTTCAGGACCTATCCACCAAATGGCATAAATAATGCACTTACATGAATATTTCCTATAAAATATTCTTAGCAAATAGTAAAGTCACTTTAATGTGACAGCAGGACTGGCAAAAGAGACTGATGCCTTACACCAAAGGTAGGGAAGAGCTACCCTCTATGTACTTGGATATATTTTGGTGTGCTTTTAATACACTTCTATCTGTGTAAGAATAGAACAGTATATACAACATGATCTTCTACTCCTTCCTTCTATTCCTGGATAAAATGGCCTCTCATGAATTTCCTACCACAAAGGTGGCAAATACATTCAGACTCCATGTTAGGTCTCATACAAGTCTCTGAATACAGGAGAACTCCCACCACTTATGTTATTACATCATTCAAAAATCCTACAATACTGTCTTCAGTGATTCATTTAGTACAGAAGACTTTAAATGGtacatttttcctctgaagtctCCATCTTCAGAAGCTAACTCAGCTAACTAAGTTTTATGAACAAATCACTGAAAAGCTATAGTGCAACCCATGAGAACTGGTTTATGTTGCGTTCTGCCTCAGATTCTATGTGCAAATCCATGCATGTTGTTAAAGGAGACATTCTCAAAAGCTCATTTTAACGCTGTGGGCCTTAACAAGAGTTAATTGCTTTTGATCGACTGTAACAGTATAAGTCTGTTAACTCTTCCAATGACAATACTTAAGATGAAACAtctcattaaaagaaaagtacCTTACTGTTCTCTACAAGGAAGTAAACATGCAGTAAACATAGTTTCTTTTCAATGTCTATTGTTTTCTCTCAGCATCTGGAGAACTAAAGTAATTTTATACTGATGGTATTTATACTTCagtttttattgcatttctgcGCTTTAAGAAATATGAGTCACAACTGTGTAAGGGTACCATTAAGTTAGATGGACACTGAGATACAGCCTTGTACAGGCTTAATTCCTAATGAAACATACATCATATTCCAGTATTACTGATGTGCAAGGAAAACAGCATAGTGATGTTTATGCTGGAAGATATCTATCTACAGCTGTTACCAAAACACCAACAATTTGATTTTGCCTCCACAGTGTAATGATTTATCACCACATATACTATCTTAATTACATCAGCAATTGTATATGTGATTATGCAGAAAAGATGACTTTACATTATCTTTTGTtgttctgtgaagaaaaataaagtagaggaACTATAAATCATAATATTCATTTCTGTAAGCCCAGCCAGCAAATACTGCAATAAATAAAGCCTCTCCCTGAGGCATGtgaaattctggaaaaataatctgaaattgCATTGACAGAGCAGTATTTAAATATACCCAACCTGAGACAGTGAGACTGTTCTTGCCATCAGTGTTTTGGTTCTCTTAAATCCAGGATCACTTTCTGCAAGGACATTCATGGTTGTCTTCCCAATAAATTCCAAAGCATCTAAGCCTCCAGATAATACACTTTTCCCCTGTATAAAATATTGCAATGTGGTTATTTATTTCCCAGTTTAGGCTAATATGAACTGTAAAGAGCAGTGCTTTTGTAGACACCATCTTTGAACATTCAGGTCCCTACATTTCCTATACTTTAGCTAACAAGAGGATTGATGCATTTACTTTGTTCTGAAtacattttccaaaagaaaaaaaaaaaaaaaaaaaagaaccaaagaaatatttccaattaATTAACCAGGGGAACTTAACCAGGGGAAACGTAACaattgtaaaaaaaagaagaaaaagaaaaagaaaaagaaaaagaaaaagaaaaagaaaaagaaaaagaaaaagaaaaagaaaaagaaaaagaaaaagaaaatatggtaaaagggctgcagcacatctcctgtgaagacagactgaaaatctggactgttcagcctggagaacacaATGCTCTGAGGAGACCTTCCAGCAGTCTTCCAGTACCTGAACAGGGCCTATAGGAAGGCTTGAGAGGGATGTTTGCAAGGGCAAGCAGTGTTTGGACAAAAGGGAATggctttattttgaaagaggATAGActtagattggatatcaggaatAAACCTTCACTATGAGgatggtgaagcactggaacaggttgcccagaggtgGCAGATGCCTCACCACTGGAAGTAtcaaaggccaggctggatcagctttgagcaacctggtttagcAGAAGCCTTGTCTATGCCCAAGGCAGGGGCATAGGAACTAGATGATCCTTAAGTTCCCTCCCAATCCTAACTATTCTGTGCCTCTATCATTCTATGAATACCACTTCAATTTCATCCAATGGAATCTGGTTTGCAGGAACTTGTTTTAGATATGAAAAATATGGAGCCAAGTCCATCATGAAGAGAAGACTGTGCCTtacctcatttttaaaaatttaacactTGTGATGACTCTGGAACTGTCTATTTAAATACATACGTTCTTCTGTGTCTTCATATTTTTTATGTACACTGAATTAGTTTCACTGGCTAAAGATTTCCATTTCAATCTGGATCATGTGTATGTCAGATACTCAAATGCTGATGTACCCTGATATATAGTGGAAAACCTACCAAAGTCTCAAATGGCATTACAGGTGACTTACTGAGACCATAAGGGATACTGTTTGTACCACATGGATCACTGTGGAATAGCAGCCTCTCCAGGCTGGCTACAAGCACATTGCTCTTATTGGCAAATCTAGTATAATGCTCAAGTAATCTTACTGGTGGCCAGCTCTCACAAGCCATATGATGCTCCAGGCTCTGTAGGAACAGTCTTAGGAATAATCTATTCCTTCCTTAGGAAGGaatctccttctcttcccaaaATCTTTGATATTAGAGTGATGAGGTGGAGTGAACTGGATACACAATGAAAAGAACTGCCATTTCATAAAACCTGCTCAGTGGGGAATGAATCTTCTATGCTCTTGCAGCCAATCTTTAAAGTCTCTTTTAATTTCAAGTGAAACACCATActtaaaggtgaaaaaaaagtaGGGCAAGAAGATGACATAAAAATTGATTTGGAAACCGTACAGTACAGGATTTTGCAAAATCTGAAACccaacaaaagagaaaaagatgaagTTCAACACACAAAATATAAGGATGGTGTAATAGGAAAGAACTGTGAAGAAAAGATTTTGCCTCACTGAGTTTGCAATCAGACCCTCATCTGGAAAGGGTATGAAAATGAGGGACTAGATAGAGAGGTGAAGGTAAAGGGCAGGAACTAAAAATAGAGAGCTTAGTAAAAACCTTTAAATAAGCAAATGgagtattttcttattttatctgGCTTCAAAAATGGTAACAAGACCTATCACACTTTATCTGGAAGGGCttaactgtaaaaataaaaaatcagacaATGGTACAATTATAAAAAAAGGTTCTCCAAAAATTTGCAGAATTCTACATAGTTTAGGAGaagatcatattttttttcactgaaactgGTGACAACATAGTAACTGAGTTATagttctgttttgctttttattttttaatttgacagtttaatttaaatttaatttaatttattttgtcatgGAAAAGACTCCAAACAGACTTACAAAAGAACTGTTTTTACAAAGACCTATGACTTAAAAAACATGACTTACAGTGAGACTGaacctaaaaataatgtaaaataactAGAGCAGAGAGACCAGCTAAAATGACTCACTGTGTTTTGTACAGCACTAGTGATAGCTGACAGCATGCCACGAGATCCAgatgaaggagaagaaggaataTTCTCAGAAGAGCTTTGGTCCAGAGAATCTTCTGCTTctagcaacagaaaaaaacagcaggTTGCAGCATAATTTCAACC is a window of Sylvia atricapilla isolate bSylAtr1 chromosome 4, bSylAtr1.pri, whole genome shotgun sequence DNA encoding:
- the FAM114A1 gene encoding protein NOXP20 isoform X1; its protein translation is MSEDISDGTPSEEKPEVMEMPGNEVLPHESVPHLIEAEISHESSHDQHGQATQNVSNREEGDILINENPLTEKLEGLPSSLPSSEETTEDMPTECIETVSLDAEPELEETLHEQSNPAADSSSKASRWGAWGTWGKSLLSSASATVGHGITAVKEKAGTTLRIHSGSSTSLETAEPPAAETSVTQAEDSLDQSSSENIPSSPSSGSRGMLSAITSAVQNTGKSVLSGGLDALEFIGKTTMNVLAESDPGFKRTKTLMARTVSLSQLLREAKEKEKLRRAQQVTVERTAHYGLLFDEFQGLSHLEALEILSNESEAQIQSHLATLDGEQLETVKNDLIAIKEIFVPKELDDEVVQAQKADMGEEFVSMLTELLFELHVAATPDKLNKARKKAHEWLEEASLSTPVDIEEKLNEKPEEPGEEATQKDNKIESDKTEVDKSKTVEEIYMLSIESLAEVTARCIEQLHKVAELILHGQEVEKTAQDQAKVLTNLTSAMCNEVSSLSKKFSDSVTAAGSNMKAEVLNPMINSVLLEGCNSTAYIHDAFQLLLPVLQISHIQTSCSKVQELTATTDSKS
- the FAM114A1 gene encoding protein NOXP20 isoform X2, translating into MSEDISDGTPSEEKPEVMEMPGNEVLPHESVPHLIEAEISHESSHDQHGQATQNVSNREEGDILINENPLTEKLEGLPSSLPSSEETTEDMPTECIETVSLDAEPELEETLHEQSNPAADSSSKASRWGAWGTWGKSLLSSASATVGHGITAVKEKAGTTLRIHSGSSTSLETAEPPAAETSVTQAEDSLDQSSSENIPSSPSSGSRGMLSAITSAVQNTGKSVLSGGLDALEFIGKTTMNVLAESDPGFKRTKTLMARTVSLSQLLREAKEKEKLRRAQQVTVERTAHYGLLFDEFQGLSHLEALEILSNESEAQIQSHLATLDGEQLETVKNDLIAIKEIFVPKELDDEVVQAQKDMGEEFVSMLTELLFELHVAATPDKLNKARKKAHEWLEEASLSTPVDIEEKLNEKPEEPGEEATQKDNKIESDKTEVDKSKTVEEIYMLSIESLAEVTARCIEQLHKVAELILHGQEVEKTAQDQAKVLTNLTSAMCNEVSSLSKKFSDSVTAAGSNMKAEVLNPMINSVLLEGCNSTAYIHDAFQLLLPVLQISHIQTSCSKVQELTATTDSKS